The following are encoded together in the Piscinibacter lacus genome:
- the murC gene encoding UDP-N-acetylmuramate--L-alanine ligase, whose translation MKHAVKHIHFVGIGGAGMSGIAEILHNLGYAISGSDQSDGAVTKRLAGLGIRIHIGHDAAHVAGAEAVVTSTAVKGDNPEVIAARTRRIPVVPRAVMLAELMRLKQGIAIAGTHGKTTTTSLVASVLAEAGVDPTFVIGGKLLSAGANSRLGAGDFIVVEADESDASFLNLNPVLSVVTNIDADHMDTYGHDFARLKAAFVEFLHRMPFYGAAILCVDDPGVRSILPMISRPVVGYGFGEDAQVRAVEVEALPGGQMRFIAQRRNGMVMPDLPITLNLPGRHNVLNALAAIAVATELELPDEPLAAALAAFTGVGRRFQRHGELATRDGGRATLIDDYGHHPVEMAAVLAAARGAFPGRRLVLAFQPHRYTRTRDCFEDFVKVMGTADAVLLAEVYAAGEAPIVAADGRALSRALRVAGKVEPVFVDTMDAMPEAAAETLRDGDVLITMGAGSIGGLPAALLAALPAPRSTALHEDARR comes from the coding sequence ATGAAACATGCGGTGAAGCACATCCACTTCGTGGGCATCGGGGGCGCCGGCATGAGCGGCATCGCCGAGATCCTGCACAACCTCGGCTATGCCATCTCGGGCTCGGACCAGTCGGACGGCGCGGTCACCAAGCGCCTGGCCGGCCTGGGCATCCGCATCCACATCGGCCATGACGCGGCGCATGTCGCCGGCGCCGAGGCGGTGGTGACCAGCACGGCCGTGAAGGGCGACAACCCCGAGGTGATCGCCGCGCGCACGCGCCGCATCCCGGTGGTGCCGCGCGCGGTGATGCTGGCCGAGCTGATGCGACTCAAGCAGGGCATCGCGATCGCCGGCACGCACGGCAAGACGACGACGACCTCGCTGGTGGCCAGCGTGCTGGCCGAAGCCGGCGTGGACCCGACCTTCGTCATCGGCGGCAAGCTGCTCAGCGCCGGCGCCAATTCGCGCCTGGGCGCGGGCGACTTCATCGTGGTCGAGGCCGACGAAAGCGATGCCTCCTTCCTGAACCTCAACCCGGTGCTCAGCGTCGTCACCAACATCGACGCCGACCACATGGACACCTACGGCCACGACTTCGCGCGGCTGAAAGCGGCCTTCGTCGAGTTCCTGCACCGCATGCCCTTCTACGGCGCGGCCATCCTGTGCGTGGACGACCCGGGCGTGCGCTCGATCCTGCCGATGATCTCGCGGCCGGTGGTCGGCTACGGCTTCGGCGAGGACGCGCAGGTGCGCGCCGTCGAGGTCGAGGCCCTGCCCGGCGGGCAGATGCGCTTCATCGCCCAGCGCCGCAACGGCATGGTGATGCCGGACCTGCCGATCACCCTGAACCTGCCGGGCCGCCACAACGTGCTGAATGCCCTGGCCGCGATCGCCGTGGCCACCGAGCTGGAGCTGCCCGACGAGCCGCTGGCGGCCGCGCTGGCCGCCTTCACCGGCGTCGGCCGGCGCTTCCAGCGCCATGGCGAGCTGGCCACCCGCGACGGCGGCCGCGCGACCCTGATCGACGACTACGGCCACCACCCGGTCGAGATGGCCGCCGTGCTGGCCGCCGCCCGCGGCGCCTTCCCCGGCCGGCGCCTGGTGCTGGCCTTCCAGCCGCATCGCTACACCCGCACGCGCGACTGCTTCGAGGACTTCGTGAAGGTCATGGGCACGGCCGATGCCGTGCTGCTGGCCGAGGTCTATGCGGCCGGCGAGGCGCCCATCGTCGCCGCCGACGGCCGGGCGCTGAGCCGTGCACTGCGCGTGGCCGGCAAGGTCGAGCCGGTCTTCGTCGACACGATGGACGCCATGCCCGAAGCCGCCGCCGAGACGCTGCGCGACGGCGATGTGCTGATCACCATGGGCGCCGGCTCGATCGGCGGCCTGCCCGCCGCGCTGCTGGCCGCCCTGCCCGCCCCCCGCTCGACCGCCCTGCACGAGGACGCCCGCCGATGA
- a CDS encoding D-alanine--D-alanine ligase, whose product MSADAALPSSPAATFPPPPVDPAALGKVAVLFGGRSAEREISLMSGGGVLSALRGRGVDAHGFDPADRPLDELKRAGYDRAFIALHGRHGEDGCVQGALELLGIPYTGSGVMASAIAMDKVMSKRIFLAEGLSTPAHVHLRAGDHGPERQAEVLKQLGLPLVVKPPREGSSIGISKVMRAEDLPAAVALAAKYDADLLCEAFIDGEEVTCPVLGAGESAHALPVIRIVPPEAGYDYKNKYFTDEVRYLCPSGLPAAEERAVQRLALEAYRALGCRGWGRADLMIRRSDRKVFLLEMNTSPGMTGHSLVPMSAREAGMSYEALCSHLLSQAALDTPPQA is encoded by the coding sequence ATGAGTGCCGACGCCGCCCTGCCCAGCTCCCCCGCCGCCACCTTTCCGCCGCCGCCGGTGGATCCGGCCGCGCTCGGCAAGGTCGCCGTGCTCTTCGGCGGTCGCTCGGCCGAGCGCGAGATCTCGCTGATGTCCGGCGGCGGCGTGCTCAGCGCACTGCGCGGCCGCGGCGTCGATGCCCATGGCTTCGACCCGGCCGACCGGCCGCTCGACGAGCTCAAGCGCGCCGGCTACGACCGTGCCTTCATCGCCCTGCACGGCCGCCACGGCGAGGACGGCTGCGTGCAGGGCGCGCTGGAGCTGCTGGGCATCCCCTACACCGGCTCGGGCGTGATGGCCAGCGCGATCGCGATGGACAAGGTGATGAGCAAGCGCATCTTCCTGGCCGAGGGCCTGAGCACGCCGGCCCATGTGCACCTGCGCGCGGGCGACCACGGCCCCGAGCGGCAGGCCGAGGTGCTCAAGCAGCTCGGCCTGCCGCTGGTGGTGAAGCCGCCGCGCGAGGGCTCGTCGATCGGCATCAGCAAAGTCATGCGGGCCGAGGACCTGCCGGCCGCCGTGGCCCTGGCCGCGAAGTACGACGCCGACCTGCTGTGCGAAGCCTTCATCGACGGCGAGGAAGTCACCTGCCCGGTGCTGGGCGCGGGCGAATCGGCCCATGCCCTGCCGGTGATCCGCATCGTGCCGCCCGAGGCCGGCTACGACTACAAGAACAAGTACTTCACCGACGAGGTGCGCTACCTCTGCCCGAGCGGCCTGCCGGCCGCCGAGGAGCGCGCCGTCCAGCGCCTGGCCCTGGAGGCCTACCGCGCGCTGGGCTGCCGCGGCTGGGGCCGGGCCGATCTGATGATCCGCCGCAGCGACCGCAAGGTCTTCCTGCTGGAGATGAACACCTCGCCGGGCATGACCGGCCATTCGCTGGTACCCATGTCGGCCCGCGAGGCCGGCATGAGCTACGAGGCCCTGTGCAGCCACCTGCTGTCGCAGGCCGCGCTCGACACGCCGCCGCAGGCCTGA
- a CDS encoding cell division protein FtsQ/DivIB: MPELRRPRPVQVARPLPGDVRLMQRAGTALFALAGLLLLVAGLGLLVQQPAFALQRLVVEQPLERGSAAALRRQALPRLEGNFFTLDLDAAQTAFETVPWVRRAMVRRVWPDRLAVRLEEHQPAALWRGDDGVERLVNQQGELFEANAGDVEDLPLPTLVGPARHSAAMLAMWRTLSPLFEPMHTELRSLALTPRGSWRGELGEGAVVEFGRGSPEELALRTRAFVATAQELIRQHDRPLAQADLRHAAGYALRLRGLGTLAPGEKPTN, from the coding sequence ATGCCCGAACTCCGCCGCCCCCGCCCCGTGCAGGTCGCCCGCCCGCTGCCGGGCGACGTGCGCCTGATGCAGCGCGCCGGCACCGCGCTGTTCGCGCTGGCCGGCCTGCTGCTGCTGGTGGCCGGACTGGGCCTGCTGGTGCAGCAGCCGGCCTTCGCGCTGCAGCGCCTGGTGGTGGAGCAGCCGCTGGAGCGCGGCAGCGCCGCCGCGCTGCGCCGCCAGGCCCTGCCGCGGCTGGAGGGCAATTTCTTCACCCTCGACCTGGATGCCGCGCAGACCGCCTTCGAGACCGTGCCCTGGGTGCGGCGCGCGATGGTGCGGCGTGTCTGGCCGGACCGCCTGGCCGTGCGGCTGGAGGAGCACCAGCCGGCCGCGCTGTGGCGCGGCGACGATGGCGTCGAGCGCCTCGTCAACCAGCAGGGCGAGCTGTTCGAGGCCAATGCCGGCGATGTCGAGGACCTGCCGCTGCCGACCCTCGTCGGCCCCGCCCGCCATTCGGCCGCGATGCTGGCGATGTGGCGCACGCTGTCGCCGCTCTTCGAGCCCATGCACACGGAGCTGCGCAGCCTGGCGCTGACGCCGCGCGGCTCCTGGCGTGGCGAGCTGGGCGAGGGCGCGGTCGTCGAATTCGGCCGCGGCAGCCCCGAGGAGCTGGCGTTGCGCACCCGGGCCTTCGTGGCGACCGCGCAGGAGCTGATCCGCCAGCACGACCGCCCCCTGGCCCAGGCCGACCTGCGCCATGCCGCCGGCTATGCCCTGCGCCTGCGCGGCCTGGGCACGCTCGCGCCCGGCGAGAAGCCCACGAACTGA
- the ftsA gene encoding cell division protein FtsA, producing MAKESKDLVVGLDIGTAKVMAVVAEVMPDGDLRVAGLGIAPSSGLKRGVVVNIDATVQAIQQALKEAEMMADCKITRVHTGITGSHIRGQNSTGMVIVRDKEVTPIDVSRVVETAKAINIPNDQRLLLVEPQEFVIDGHEVKEPIGMSGGRLEVKVHLVTGAQSAAENIIKCVRRCGLEVEMLVLNPSASSHAVLTEDEKALGVALVDIGAGTTDVSIFTDGSVRHTAVIPIAGDLITSDIAMALRTPTKDAEEIKVEYGIAKQLLADPADQVEVPGLGDRAPRMLSRQALAGVIEPRIEEIFSLVHQVIRESGYEELLSSGIVLTGGSAVMPGMVELAEDIFLKPVRKGTPTYSGALFDMVANPRSATVMGLLEEARLARSRGFKAAQQAGSVTTLFGRIKDWFVGNF from the coding sequence ATGGCCAAGGAAAGCAAAGACCTCGTCGTCGGACTCGACATCGGCACCGCCAAGGTGATGGCGGTGGTGGCCGAGGTCATGCCCGACGGCGACCTGCGGGTGGCCGGGCTGGGCATCGCGCCGTCCAGCGGCCTCAAGCGCGGCGTGGTGGTCAACATCGACGCGACGGTGCAGGCCATCCAGCAGGCCTTGAAGGAGGCCGAGATGATGGCCGACTGCAAGATCACCCGGGTGCACACCGGCATCACCGGCAGCCACATCCGCGGCCAGAACTCCACCGGCATGGTGATCGTGCGCGACAAGGAGGTCACGCCCATCGATGTCTCGCGCGTGGTCGAGACGGCCAAGGCCATCAACATCCCCAACGACCAGCGCCTGCTGCTCGTCGAGCCGCAGGAATTCGTGATCGACGGCCACGAGGTCAAGGAGCCGATCGGCATGTCCGGCGGCCGGCTGGAAGTGAAGGTGCACCTGGTCACCGGCGCGCAGAGCGCGGCCGAGAACATCATCAAGTGCGTGCGCCGCTGCGGGCTGGAAGTGGAGATGCTGGTGCTCAACCCCAGCGCCTCCAGCCATGCGGTGCTGACCGAGGACGAGAAGGCCCTGGGCGTGGCCCTGGTCGACATCGGCGCGGGCACGACCGATGTGTCGATCTTCACCGACGGCTCGGTGCGCCACACCGCGGTCATCCCCATCGCCGGCGACCTGATCACCAGCGACATCGCGATGGCGCTGCGCACGCCGACCAAGGATGCCGAGGAGATCAAGGTCGAGTACGGCATCGCCAAGCAGTTGCTGGCCGACCCGGCCGACCAGGTCGAGGTGCCGGGGCTGGGCGACCGCGCGCCGCGCATGCTCAGCCGCCAGGCCCTGGCCGGCGTGATCGAGCCGCGCATCGAGGAGATCTTCTCGCTCGTGCACCAGGTCATCCGCGAAAGCGGCTACGAGGAACTGCTGTCCAGCGGCATCGTGCTGACCGGCGGCTCGGCGGTGATGCCGGGCATGGTCGAGCTGGCCGAGGACATCTTCCTCAAGCCCGTGCGCAAGGGCACCCCGACCTACAGCGGCGCCCTGTTCGACATGGTCGCCAACCCCCGTTCCGCCACCGTGATGGGCCTGCTCGAAGAGGCCCGTCTCGCCCGCAGCCGCGGCTTCAAGGCCGCGCAGCAGGCCGGATCCGTCACCACGCTCTTTGGCCGCATCAAGGACTGGTTCGTCGGCAACTTCTGA
- the ftsZ gene encoding cell division protein FtsZ, with the protein MTTIEMLEDNPIDTRIKVIGVGGGGGNAVAHMIETGVQGVEFICANTDKQALNRSAADVIIQLGANGLGAGGKPDAGRAAAHEAEERIRNAIAGANMVFLTAGMGGGTGTGAAPVIARIAKEMGILTVGVVTKPFEFEGARRTKQAEAGLAELEANVDSLIVVLNEKLLEVLGDDITQDQAFQEANNVLKNAVGGIADIINVDASINVDFEDVKTVMSEPGKAMMGTATASGPDRATKAADSAVACPLLEGIDLSGARGVLVLIAASKGTLKLSESRNAMNAIRKYAHEDAHVIFGAAYDESLGDQLRVTVIATGLSDAKRQQPISVVHTTPAAQPLQRTGTDHLVGAPMSSLSVTMNGPSGAATPTQPYDTSAVPSVWRNGRTAAARVEALSNNGVEDYDIPAFLRKQAD; encoded by the coding sequence ATGACCACCATCGAGATGCTCGAAGACAACCCGATCGACACGCGGATCAAAGTGATCGGCGTCGGCGGGGGCGGCGGCAATGCCGTCGCGCACATGATCGAAACCGGGGTCCAGGGCGTGGAGTTCATCTGCGCGAACACCGACAAGCAGGCCCTGAACCGCAGCGCGGCCGACGTGATCATCCAGCTCGGCGCCAACGGCCTGGGCGCGGGCGGCAAGCCCGATGCGGGCCGCGCCGCCGCGCACGAGGCCGAGGAGCGCATCCGCAACGCGATCGCAGGCGCCAACATGGTCTTCCTGACCGCGGGCATGGGCGGCGGCACCGGCACGGGTGCGGCGCCGGTGATCGCGCGCATCGCCAAGGAGATGGGCATCCTCACCGTCGGCGTGGTGACCAAGCCCTTCGAGTTCGAGGGCGCGCGTCGCACCAAGCAGGCCGAGGCCGGCCTGGCCGAGCTGGAGGCCAATGTCGACAGCCTGATCGTCGTGCTCAACGAGAAGCTGCTGGAGGTGCTGGGCGACGACATCACCCAGGACCAGGCTTTCCAGGAAGCCAACAACGTGCTGAAGAACGCGGTCGGCGGCATCGCGGACATCATCAATGTCGATGCCTCGATCAATGTCGACTTCGAGGACGTGAAGACGGTGATGAGCGAGCCCGGCAAGGCCATGATGGGCACGGCCACGGCCAGCGGTCCGGACCGCGCGACCAAGGCCGCCGACTCGGCCGTGGCCTGCCCGCTGCTGGAGGGCATCGACCTGTCGGGCGCGCGCGGCGTACTGGTGCTGATCGCGGCGAGCAAGGGCACGCTCAAGCTGTCGGAGAGCCGCAATGCGATGAACGCGATCCGCAAGTACGCGCATGAGGACGCGCATGTCATCTTCGGCGCCGCCTACGACGAGAGCCTGGGCGACCAGTTGCGCGTGACCGTGATCGCCACCGGCCTGTCCGATGCCAAGCGCCAGCAGCCGATCAGCGTGGTGCACACCACGCCGGCGGCCCAGCCGCTGCAGCGCACGGGCACCGACCACCTGGTCGGCGCGCCGATGAGCAGCCTGTCGGTGACGATGAACGGCCCGTCCGGCGCGGCCACGCCCACCCAGCCCTACGACACCAGCGCCGTGCCCAGCGTCTGGCGCAATGGCCGCACGGCGGCGGCGCGGGTCGAGGCCCTGTCGAACAACGGCGTCGAGGACTACGACATCCCCGCCTTCCTGCGCAAGCAGGCCGACTGA
- the hisF gene encoding imidazole glycerol phosphate synthase subunit HisF, with protein sequence MLAKRIIPCLDVTGGRVVKGINFVELRDAGDPVEIAARYNEQGADELTFLDITATSDGRDLILPIIEAVASQVFIPLTVGGGVRSVEDVRRLLNAGADKVSFNSAAVARPALIREASERYGAQCIVVAIDAKRRSGEDLAAKGPGWDVYTHGGRKNMHLDAVAWARQMAEFGAGEILLTSMDRDGTRSGFDLDLTRAVSDAVPVPVIASGGVGKLDDLADGVTLGRADAVLAASIFHYGDHTVGEAKALMASRGIPVRQ encoded by the coding sequence ATGCTCGCCAAACGCATCATTCCCTGCCTGGACGTGACCGGTGGTCGCGTCGTCAAGGGCATCAACTTCGTCGAGCTGCGCGATGCCGGCGACCCGGTGGAGATCGCGGCCCGCTACAACGAGCAGGGCGCCGACGAGCTGACCTTCCTCGACATCACCGCCACCAGCGACGGCCGCGACCTGATCCTGCCCATCATCGAGGCGGTGGCCTCGCAGGTCTTCATTCCGCTGACGGTCGGCGGCGGCGTGCGCAGCGTCGAGGACGTGCGCCGGCTGCTCAATGCCGGGGCCGACAAGGTGAGCTTCAATTCCGCCGCCGTCGCGCGGCCCGCGCTGATCCGCGAGGCCAGCGAACGCTACGGCGCGCAGTGCATCGTGGTCGCCATCGACGCCAAGCGCCGCAGCGGCGAAGACCTTGCGGCCAAGGGCCCCGGCTGGGATGTCTACACCCACGGCGGCCGCAAGAACATGCACCTCGATGCCGTGGCCTGGGCGCGGCAGATGGCCGAGTTCGGCGCCGGCGAGATCCTGCTGACCAGCATGGACCGCGACGGCACGCGCAGCGGCTTCGACCTGGACCTGACCCGCGCGGTGAGCGATGCCGTGCCGGTACCGGTGATCGCCTCGGGCGGCGTCGGCAAGCTCGACGACCTGGCCGACGGCGTGACCCTGGGCCGCGCCGATGCCGTGCTGGCCGCGAGCATCTTCCACTACGGCGACCACACCGTCGGCGAGGCCAAGGCCCTGATGGCGAGCCGGGGCATCCCGGTGCGGCAATGA
- the hisI gene encoding phosphoribosyl-AMP cyclohydrolase has product MSADANPAERPATLPTQPAGAWLDAVRWDADGLVPVIAQEQGSGDVLMFAWMNREALALTAELGRAVYYSRSRQRLWRKGEESGHVQQVHEIRLDCDQDVVLLKVTQLGHEPGIACHTGRHACFFQRLEGQGAEAQWQTVEPVLKDPETIYNR; this is encoded by the coding sequence ATGAGCGCGGACGCAAACCCGGCCGAGCGCCCGGCCACCCTGCCCACCCAGCCCGCCGGCGCCTGGCTGGACGCCGTGCGCTGGGATGCAGACGGCCTGGTGCCGGTGATCGCCCAGGAGCAGGGCAGCGGCGACGTGCTGATGTTCGCGTGGATGAACCGCGAGGCCCTGGCCCTGACCGCCGAGCTGGGCCGCGCCGTTTACTACAGCCGCTCGCGCCAGCGCCTGTGGCGCAAGGGCGAGGAAAGCGGCCATGTGCAGCAGGTCCACGAGATCCGCCTGGACTGCGACCAGGACGTGGTGCTACTGAAGGTCACCCAGCTCGGGCACGAACCCGGCATCGCCTGCCACACCGGCCGGCACGCCTGCTTCTTCCAGCGCCTGGAGGGCCAGGGCGCCGAGGCGCAGTGGCAAACCGTCGAGCCGGTGCTCAAGGATCCCGAAACCATCTACAACCGATGA
- a CDS encoding phosphoribosyl-ATP diphosphatase, with protein MSQPSSDDTLERLADVIAQRRGGDPDKSYVARLFHKGRDSILKKVGEEATELVIAAKGGERQQVVYEAADLWFHALIALADAGVRPAEVLAELRRREGLSGLEEFAARKAQAREAGEP; from the coding sequence ATGAGCCAGCCGAGCAGCGACGACACCCTGGAGCGCCTGGCCGATGTGATCGCCCAGCGCCGCGGTGGCGACCCCGACAAGAGCTACGTCGCCCGCCTTTTCCACAAGGGCCGCGACAGCATCCTGAAGAAGGTCGGCGAGGAAGCCACCGAGCTGGTGATTGCTGCCAAGGGCGGCGAGCGGCAGCAGGTGGTCTACGAGGCCGCCGACCTGTGGTTCCATGCCCTGATCGCGCTGGCCGATGCCGGCGTGCGGCCGGCCGAGGTGCTGGCGGAACTGCGGCGCCGCGAGGGACTCTCCGGTCTGGAGGAGTTCGCCGCGCGCAAGGCCCAGGCCCGCGAGGCAGGCGAACCCTGA
- a CDS encoding DUF4870 family protein: protein MIVLPEDQERALRTVGVVSYLLHAVVAVGALIPTLQPGILLLLIAIVLDLVKREEAAGTWQASHFRWRIHSVLWAGGLYVLTFPLWFLFVLPGWLAWTGISLWFLVRIVRGWIHLNDQRPIDEPA from the coding sequence ATGATCGTGCTGCCCGAAGACCAGGAACGCGCCCTGCGCACGGTGGGCGTGGTCAGCTACCTGCTGCATGCCGTCGTGGCGGTGGGGGCGCTGATCCCCACCCTGCAGCCGGGCATCCTGCTGCTGCTGATCGCCATCGTGCTCGACCTGGTCAAGCGCGAGGAAGCCGCCGGCACCTGGCAGGCCAGCCACTTCCGCTGGCGCATCCACAGCGTGCTGTGGGCCGGCGGGCTCTATGTGCTGACCTTCCCGCTGTGGTTCCTTTTCGTGCTGCCGGGCTGGCTGGCCTGGACCGGCATCTCCCTCTGGTTCCTGGTGCGCATCGTGCGCGGCTGGATCCACCTGAACGACCAACGGCCGATCGACGAGCCGGCCTGA
- a CDS encoding histidine triad nucleotide-binding protein gives MSQDPNCIFCKIVEGKIPARKAFEDEQVLAFHDIAPWAPVHILIIPKQHIASLAEVGLEHAGLLGHMMTVGVRLMAELGVTNGFRTIVNTGADGGQEVGHLHLHFMGGPRPWARG, from the coding sequence ATGAGCCAGGACCCGAACTGCATCTTCTGCAAGATCGTCGAAGGCAAGATTCCCGCCCGCAAGGCCTTCGAGGATGAGCAAGTGCTCGCCTTCCACGACATCGCCCCCTGGGCGCCGGTGCACATCCTGATCATTCCCAAGCAGCACATCGCCTCGCTCGCCGAGGTCGGCCTCGAGCATGCCGGCCTGCTGGGCCACATGATGACGGTGGGCGTGCGGCTGATGGCCGAACTGGGCGTGACGAACGGCTTTCGCACCATCGTGAACACCGGCGCCGACGGCGGCCAGGAAGTGGGCCACCTGCACCTGCACTTCATGGGCGGGCCCCGCCCCTGGGCCCGCGGCTGA
- the tatA gene encoding Sec-independent protein translocase subunit TatA codes for MGSFSIWHWLVVLLIVVLVFGTKKLKNIGGDLGGAVKGFKDGMKDGSTAASTAADASASPAAPAQVTAQSAADAARTVDVDAKTRG; via the coding sequence ATGGGTTCCTTCAGCATCTGGCACTGGCTGGTCGTGCTGCTCATCGTGGTGCTGGTCTTCGGCACCAAGAAGCTCAAGAACATCGGCGGCGACCTCGGCGGCGCGGTCAAGGGCTTCAAGGACGGCATGAAGGACGGCAGCACGGCCGCCTCGACCGCTGCTGACGCCTCGGCCAGCCCGGCCGCACCGGCCCAGGTCACGGCCCAGTCGGCCGCCGACGCGGCCCGCACCGTCGACGTCGACGCCAAGACCCGCGGCTGA
- the tatC gene encoding twin-arginine translocase subunit TatC: MSTPEPRDELEGSEQPFVAHLIELRDRLIRALIAVGIAFAVLAVWPGPSALYDLLAAPLVAHLKPGTTLIATNVISPILVPLKMTLMAAFMIALPAVLYQVWAFVAPGLYSHEKKLVLPLVVSSTLLFFSGVAFCYFIVIPGMSQFIQSFAPSSISAAPDIEQYFSFVITLFLVFGLAFEVPVAVVVLVRVGMVTVEQLRKFRSYFIVGAFILSAIVTPPDVISQLALAIPMCLLYEVGIWAAQIFLKHTRAPEADSPPAA, translated from the coding sequence GTGAGCACTCCCGAACCCCGCGACGAGCTTGAAGGCAGCGAGCAGCCCTTCGTCGCCCACCTGATCGAGCTGCGCGACCGCCTGATCCGTGCGCTGATCGCGGTCGGCATCGCCTTTGCGGTGCTGGCCGTCTGGCCGGGGCCCTCGGCGCTCTACGACCTGCTGGCCGCGCCGCTGGTGGCCCACCTCAAGCCGGGCACCACGCTGATCGCCACCAATGTGATCTCCCCGATCCTGGTGCCGCTGAAGATGACGCTGATGGCCGCCTTCATGATCGCGCTGCCGGCGGTGCTTTACCAGGTCTGGGCCTTCGTCGCGCCCGGGCTCTACAGCCACGAGAAGAAGCTGGTGCTGCCCCTGGTGGTGTCGAGCACGCTGCTGTTCTTCTCGGGCGTGGCCTTCTGCTACTTCATCGTGATCCCGGGCATGTCGCAGTTCATCCAGAGCTTCGCGCCCAGCAGCATCTCGGCCGCGCCGGACATCGAGCAGTACTTCAGCTTCGTGATCACGCTCTTCCTCGTCTTCGGCCTGGCCTTCGAGGTGCCGGTGGCGGTGGTCGTGCTGGTGCGGGTGGGCATGGTCACGGTCGAGCAGCTTCGCAAGTTCCGCAGCTACTTCATCGTCGGCGCCTTCATCCTCTCGGCTATCGTCACGCCGCCGGACGTGATCTCGCAGCTTGCCCTGGCCATCCCGATGTGCCTGCTCTACGAGGTGGGCATCTGGGCGGCGCAGATCTTCCTCAAGCACACCCGCGCGCCCGAGGCCGACAGCCCGCCGGCCGCCTGA
- the gspF gene encoding type II secretion system inner membrane protein GspF, protein MPAYRYEALDAEGHARKGLLEADNARALRSLLRAQGLVPMAVSPVAAGPASEAGAGRSFSLRRRIFSGNGLALWTRQLAGLVGAGLPLERALTALAEEAEGAPLRELLAELRAEVNGGSPFARALAAHPREFDDVYRAVVAAGEQTGALGAVLERLAEDLEARQALRAKLIGAALYPAIVSGIAVLIVAFLVSYVVPQVAGVFAGSKRALPFLTVAMLAVSDFVRQWGLVCLLLGTGAVLSLLQARRQEAFRLRFDAAWLGLPLIGRLARGYNAARFAATLALLAGAGVPILKALQAAAETLNNRAMRADALAALVQVREGAPLAAALAGKKRFPGLLAMFARLGEQTGRLGEMLERAAGQLGAEVQRRAMAVATLLEPLLVVGMGVVVMVIVLAVLLPIIELNTWVR, encoded by the coding sequence ATGCCGGCCTACCGCTACGAGGCGCTCGACGCCGAAGGCCATGCCCGCAAGGGCCTGCTGGAAGCCGACAACGCCCGCGCCCTGCGCAGCCTGCTGCGCGCCCAGGGCCTGGTGCCGATGGCGGTCTCGCCGGTGGCGGCGGGGCCGGCTTCCGAAGCCGGGGCCGGACGCAGCTTCAGCCTGCGGCGGCGCATCTTCTCGGGCAACGGCCTGGCGCTGTGGACGCGGCAGCTTGCCGGCCTGGTCGGCGCCGGCCTGCCCCTGGAACGCGCGCTGACCGCGCTGGCCGAGGAGGCCGAGGGCGCCCCGCTGCGCGAGCTGCTGGCCGAGCTGCGGGCCGAGGTCAATGGCGGCAGCCCCTTCGCCCGCGCGCTGGCCGCGCATCCGCGCGAGTTCGACGATGTGTATCGCGCGGTGGTCGCCGCGGGCGAGCAGACCGGCGCGCTCGGCGCCGTGCTGGAACGCCTGGCCGAGGATCTGGAAGCCCGCCAGGCCCTGCGCGCCAAGCTGATCGGCGCGGCGCTCTACCCGGCCATCGTCTCGGGCATCGCGGTGCTGATCGTCGCCTTCCTCGTCAGCTACGTGGTGCCGCAGGTGGCGGGCGTCTTCGCCGGCAGCAAGCGCGCCCTGCCCTTCCTGACGGTGGCGATGCTGGCCGTCAGCGACTTCGTGCGGCAATGGGGCCTGGTCTGCCTGCTGCTGGGCACCGGCGCGGTGCTGAGCCTGCTGCAAGCGCGGCGGCAAGAGGCTTTCCGCCTGCGCTTCGATGCGGCCTGGCTGGGCCTGCCGCTGATCGGCCGCCTGGCGCGCGGCTACAACGCGGCCCGCTTCGCGGCCACCCTGGCCCTGCTGGCCGGCGCGGGCGTGCCCATCCTGAAGGCCCTGCAAGCCGCGGCCGAGACGCTGAACAACCGCGCCATGCGCGCCGATGCCCTGGCCGCCCTGGTGCAGGTGCGCGAGGGCGCGCCGCTGGCCGCCGCCCTCGCCGGCAAGAAGCGCTTTCCCGGCCTGCTGGCCATGTTCGCCCGGCTGGGCGAGCAGACCGGCCGCCTGGGCGAGATGCTCGAACGCGCCGCCGGCCAGCTCGGCGCCGAGGTGCAGCGCCGCGCGATGGCCGTGGCCACGCTGCTGGAGCCGCTGCTCGTCGTCGGCATGGGCGTGGTGGTGATGGTGATCGTGCTGGCCGTGCTGCTGCCGATCATCGAGCTGAACACCTGGGTGCGATGA